One Natator depressus isolate rNatDep1 chromosome 3, rNatDep2.hap1, whole genome shotgun sequence DNA segment encodes these proteins:
- the LOC141984140 gene encoding uncharacterized protein LOC141984140, whose translation MMESQNRKRAPAWTELEVRDLIAVWADESVLSELRSKRRNAQTFEKISKGMKDRGYNRDLQQCRVKLKELRQAYQKATEANGCSGSEPQTCCFYDDLHASLGGAATTTPPLCFGSVNGLSHNRDAHFGDEEDEEEEVEDSAQQASGETIFPESQELFLTLDLEPVPPEPTQGGLPDPPGGGGTSAANVSMLTLSSPSQRLAKIRRRKKCTCNEMFSELMQSSHTERAQQNA comes from the exons atgatggagtcccagaatcgcaaaagagctccagcatggaccgaactggaggtacgggatctgatcgctgtatgggcagacgaatccgtgctatcagaactccgttccaaaagacgaaatgcccaaacatttgaaaaaatctccaagggcatgaaggacagaggctataacagggacctgcagcagtgccgtgtgaaacttaaggagctcaggcaagcctaccaaaaagcTACAGAAGCAAACGgctgctcggggtcagagccccagacgtGCTGTTTCTATGATGACCTGCATGCCagtctagggggtgcagccaccactaccccacctctGTGCTTTGGCTCTGTCAATGGATTATCACACAACAGGGATGcacattttggggatgaggaagatgaggaggaggaggttgaagatagcgcacagcaagcaagtggagaaaccatttttcccgagagccaggaactgtttctcaccctggacctggagccagtaccccccgaacccacccaaggcgggctcccggacccgccaggcggaggagggacctctg CTGCCAATGTTTCAATGCTCAcactatcatctccatcccagaggctagcgaagattagaaggcgaaaaaaatgcacttgcaatgaaatgttctctgagctcatgcagtcctcccacacagaaagagcccagcagaatgcgtga